One window of Nicotiana tomentosiformis chromosome 11, ASM39032v3, whole genome shotgun sequence genomic DNA carries:
- the LOC138901594 gene encoding uncharacterized protein — protein sequence MAEYEACILGLRLAIDMNVQELLVIEDLDLLVHQVLGEWATENTKILPYLHCVQDLITKIEFKHVPRIQNKFADALATLSSTIQHPDKNFIDPIPIEIRKQPSYCSRVEEDFEGNPWFHDIKDFSEKGEYLENATHT from the coding sequence atggcagaatatgaggcttgcatcttgggactcagattAGCCATcgacatgaatgttcaggagttGCTAGTAATCGAAGATTTAGATTTATTGGTACACCAAgtactaggagaatgggctaccgagaacactaaaatattgccatacctacattgtgtgcaagatttgatcacgaagatagaattcaagcatgttccaaggattcagaataagttcgcagatgcattggcaacCTTGTCTTCCAcgatacaacatccagacaagaatttcatcgatcctatcccgATTGAGATTCGTAAGCAGCCATCATATTGTTCTCGCGTTGAAGAAGATTTTGaaggaaatccatggttccatgatatcaaggattTTTCGGAGAAAGGAGAATACCTAGAGAATGCTACACACACTTAG
- the LOC138901595 gene encoding uncharacterized protein yields the protein MTVTQYEMKFADLSRHVVWLVPIEREKIRRFTDGINYDLRYSMAREAEKDDRFDHMGEITRRLEQVHRLEHEEQETKRPRGSGGISSASSGGESNYSRGLPRLEWRGSLNHVPSRVILYLKSQRMVKKGVLAYLAYVRDGMPPNRDIDLGIDLVPGTQPISFPPYRMTLVELNELNEHLQELLDKGFIRPSVSPWGAPALFVKKKDGSIRMCIDYRKLNKVTIKNKYQLPCTDDLFDQLQGARGSGSYTVYCDASQIDIGWKANMVVDSLSSKAESMGSLAYIPVGEKSLALDVQALANQFVRLDISESIKVLACVVSRSSLFERIKVCQYDDPHFVVLRDTMQYGDAKEVTISDDRVLKQKGRICVPNMDGLRNLLLEEALSSRYSINPEYEHQRPDGLLQRLDITIDFVVRLPRTLRRFDAVWVIMDRLTKSAHFIPVMTTYSTE from the exons ATgactgtgacccagtatgagatgaaaTTTGCAGATTTGTCACGTCATGTAGTATGGTTAGTTCCCattgagagggagaagatcaggaggttcaCTGATGGTATCAACTATGATTTACGTTATAGTATGGCTCGAGAGGCCGAGAAGGATGATAGGTTTGACCATATGGGTGAGATTACTAGACGTTTGGAGCAAGTTCACAGGCTTGAGCATGAGGAACAGGagaccaagaggcctcgtggttcgggtggtattagtagtgcctcatctggaggcgaGTCAAATTACAGTAGAG GAttgccgaggttggagtggagaggctccctgaatcatgttcctagtagagtgattttatATTTGAAGTCTCAACGGATGGTTAAGAAGGGGGTTTTGgcatatctggcctatgtgagagat GGCATGCCACCCAATAGAGATATTGATCTTggcattgatttggtgccgggtactcaacccatctcttttccaccatatcgcatgacaTTGGTAGAGTTGAATGAGTTAAATGAGCATTTACAAGAGTTGCTTGacaagggtttcatcaggcctagtgtgtcaccttggggtgcaccggcactgtttgtgaagaagaaagatggttctataaggatgtgcattgactacaggaagttgaacaaggttactatcaagaacaagtaccaaCTACCGTGTactgatgatttgtttgatcagcttcagggtgctagg GGAtcaggttcttatacagtgtattgtgatgcttcacagaTTGACATTGGAT ggaaggccaatatggtggtcgattcTTTGAGTAGTAAGGCagagagcatggggagtcttgcttatattccagttggggagaaatcgttagcattggatgttcaggctttggccaatcagttcgtgaggttggatatttcggagtcTATCAAGGTTCTCGCTTGTGTTGTATCACgatcgtccttgtttgagcgcatcaaggtgtgtcaatatgatgatccccactttgTTGTCTTGAGGGACACAATGCaatacggtgatgctaaggaggttactattagtGATGATAGGGTATTGAAGCAAAAGGGTCGGATCTGTGTCCCAAATATGGATGGGTTACGAAATTTGCTTCTTGAAGAGGCCcttagttcacggtattccattaaTCCGGAG tacgagcatcagagacccgatgggttgcttcagaggcttgatatcactatagattttgtagtTAGACTTCCACGGACATTGAGGAGGTTTGATGCAGtgtgggttattatggatagactgaccaagtctgcacacttcattccagtcatgactacctattctACAGAGTAG